The Dreissena polymorpha isolate Duluth1 chromosome 4, UMN_Dpol_1.0, whole genome shotgun sequence region gtggaaaaggggccataattataacaagacatttgatagagttgtctgctcttgtttataggttggggtcatgttggtaaacaagtatgcaaaatatgaaagcaatatgtcaaaggatataggaaatataatttggggtagtacgcaaactttaacatagatgaatcaataatatgcatattctaagtataaaagggccaataattatgtcaaaatgcttgatagagttatctgctcttgtttataggttggggtcatgatggttaacaagtatgcaaaatatgaaagcgatatgtcaaaggacattgaaaatagttggggatagtacgcaaactttaacatttgctgcatgttctaagtggaaaaggggccataattatgacaaagtgcttgatagagttgtctgctcttgtttataggttggggtcatgttggttaacaagtatgcaaaatatgaaagcaatatgtcaagggacattgaaaatagttggggtagtacgcaaacttatcATTtactgcatattgtaagtggaaaaggggccataattatgacaaaatgcttgatagagttgtctgctcttgtttataggttggggtcatgttggtaaacaagtatgcaaaatatgaagcaatatttcaagggacaaagaaaatatttggggtagtacgaaaactttaacatttgcacgctaacgcagacgctaacgcagacgccgacgccggggtgagtaggatagctccactatatatatttcatatataatagtcgagctaaaaacctggaaattatcaagcgttgcaacgttaaacgattgaataattggagagttctattgttgtcgttatattttgtgatgctaggaggattgcttatataaagtataaaatacaaaaaatattttatgagcaaggatggccaaatggtctaagcgatagactttttactccagggctcagtggttcgagttgagggttacttttttctatctttaatattattcttgatttttactgaggcttgttagatccaatgtttacatttatcaatataaattataaagcatttaatgacaaactttaactATATGCACAAATCtgtggaaaggtccctttaaaggatTTTCACTTGTCAATATTTAAAGCGCCGgtatttatcattaaaacaatCTCAATGCGCTGTGTTTGAAACTTAAACAAATAATGTACAAAATACCGCTGTTTTACACGTTAAACCCTTTTTCAACTTAATCATATCATTAGACCGTATAAATAAATATGCTCATGCTTTCCAATACTATAATACCGTATTCCACAGGCGTTACAGAGCGGCGTGCCAGTCCTCAGAGTCCCTCCACAGAGGCGTTCGGCGCGTCTTACATGAGGCGCATGTCTTTGATGAACCGCCTGAATGAAACATTGGAGctttggaaaaacagggcttaatgaatgtgcgtaaagagtcgtcccatattagcctgttttagtccgcacaggctcatcagggacgacactttccgcctatactgggtactcgctaagaagagacttatttcaaccgataaatacaataaaagcggaaagtgtcgtccccgattaacttgtgtggactgcacaggctaatctgggacgatctTTCAAGCACATGCTTTTAACCCGGTTTCCTCTGAGTTATAATTCAACGTTGGCAATAACAGCAACAGTAGCATCGATGATAGTTGAAATAGTATATTATGGCAATCActgcatgtacaaaaaaaacaGCAACGACAACAACAACGCTAATTTCAGCCGCAGATGATTTGCGTCACTGACACCACCAACATCTTCGAATAAAAACATCACTAATGACTATAGCGGCATGGTATGTATTATTCGTACTTGGGTCTGTTACAACATACTTTTCCGGCTGGAAGAAACTTTGTCATTTCGTTTGGTGATTTATACTTTTTTGAGCGATAAGCAAGTACACGTATATTCATACTTTTGCCCATTAGAATGGTAATTTACAGTAAAACCACTGACAACTGAACTGCAGATCGTTCGTGTTTTTAAGATGTGCTCTTTCTACAAAATTGCATTTCAAAGAGAAGTAGAGCGCCACTCAAAAATTATATATACGAACTATTTTCCGTGTATAACTTACTCAACGAATAATGCGGATTCCTGGTGCAGACAGGGTGCTCTTTCTTCGGCGGAGCGATCTGAGGCACTTCTGCGTTAACCTTGTCACCTCGCGAGCGTTCAACATTGCTAACATACCAGACACGTCAATAAGTAGTGCAGTAAAGTTTAAGACAAACTATCATATCTGTATTTTATAGTAAAGAAAAACTTCTGTTTTCGATGGGATAACGCGTTAGATCGCAACTAAAATGGGAGAtgatacatatatttttacgtcCGCCGTCGTGAATGACAGACCCAATGTAGATTCTCTCCCTTTCCAGACATGATATTAGCGTTATCACAAACGAACGaaccatttttcattttattaaatgatattaaGTAGCTTAGCATTTTGAAACATAATTCCAGGACAGTTAGTGAATTAACATTTAGTTTGCTACTTAATAGAATCAAATAAAATTCTAGATGACAATCAGCCGAAATCAAAGTATAAAAGTGGTAGTAAATTATGGAGTTGAATTAACAAAAattctctttttaatttcaaATCCTTGGTTAGTAAGACATAAACAATTGAACAGAGTTTTTAATCACGTTTATAAGCAATTCTGGTTGAAGAACGGGTTTATTATAGGACTAGTAATGCAAACACAGTTACACTGCATTGATCGATAATTCAAAACAATTTCAGAACAACTACAACCTGAAAACAGCGGTGATTTGCAGACTGGTCGTTCCGTTCTGATACGCAGTCCTGAGCCGCACAGTGGCGCCGCGAAATACCGGGTCTTTCGCTAACGGACTTCGAACCGGTCGGAACGACTTCCGCGTCGAGCCGCCTGTCGCTCTTCGTGGTTTCTGCAGTGCCGACGACGACAACGGCGTCTCCAGCTCTTCGCTTGACCCGTCGGAAGCTGTTGTGTCGCTTAGCGACGACACATCGCTGATATCACTGCACAGAACGCTGTTCAGCGACGACACATCACTGATATCACTGCACAGAACGCTGTATGTGCTACTACTCCTCGTAGTATCGACCCCCTTCTGAAGGTTCTTTTGTTTAATTCGTAGGCTTTCTtcttttgttgaaaaacatggatgctcTCGTATTATGTCGCTTTGAATAAAATTCTCAGTTTCGTCTTTATGGTTCGTAGATAAATTAGCAATAGGGTACGCACTTGGCcttgtttctttaaatattggCCGTTTGCATGGCGACAGGTGCTCTATACTATACTTGTTTCGAGCTCTAGTCCTTGGAAGCATAGCGTCAATATGGGGCATTTTACCTACCAAATTGGCGGCCTCAGGTGGTTTATGCCATTTTGGAACTCTCCCACCGCGCGCTATTGGCGACAACTGGTTTCTAAGAGTAAGCGAAGTTAGATAATCTGTTGACGGAGAGAGTGTCGCGTAGAACCGGTCAAAACTTGCTGATAAATTCATTATTGGTGCAGGTTTTAGTGGGTTGCTTATTGGGGAACTGGGCGTTGCGGCTGCTGGCGACGAATGACGCTGTGATGTCCATTTAATATGAAGAGCCGTTGGGCGCTCAATGCAAGGTATGGTCTTGTACGTAAATGGTGATGAATGTGTATGTAACGATGTCCAATTCATACAATTTGCTAATGGCAAATGTTTGCTGTTTCCATTGCCGTACCCGAACGGACCGGACGCAGTGTTCCCAATAGTTGTTATCTGCGACATTCGCAGCAGCCGATCCCTATGTGTCCAGTTCATCTCCGCATTTGGCATCCGGTGACCAGCGTTTGCCGATGTCGGCGGCCTGATAAGCGTCGCGACATACTCACTCTCGTCTACGTCCGAGTTGGGGCACAAGTCGTAGAAACCACTGTCGTCGGCCGCAGAGGCGTACGCCGGGCTGCAATAATCATGCGGACGTTTTGTTCAACTGGGATGTTAACACTGACCGGCACATGATAaagtataacaaaacaacaatataagGTTATTGCGTTAGTCGTAAGTTAAAACAGCCCATGATTCCTGGTTTATATGTAACGTTTATGATtaacaatttacatttatttatgttgaaCTACAGTAACACTGAAGATACAAGCGTCAACACCACGATTAATCAGAATGATATAAACTCCAAGGTCATTAATATTAAAAAGCAAAAGGACCATCCAAACAGATCTCAGCATACTAATAACAATGAGATAATTATATTTGATGTTCACCTTAAATTCAGTACTATGTACGTAAGTATATATTTAGATTTTTACTTATGTTAAAACTTTAAAGCATGTTCCTTATATCGTTCTTtgtgaatatatatatgtgttgtaTGCGTTGCAGTATGTGTACATGTCTACGTGTCAATGGCAGATCACTTACCTGGGGTGATGTCTGACGCTGTCTCCCTTCGGTGTCTCCGTGCGGCCGTTAGACGTCATGGAACGCATGTCGAGTGCACAAACGTCAGGCCGATCTGTAGCTCCTTCCATTTCCAGCATGCGAATTTAAGCGTGATCGATCCCTGGTGAACGGTTATAAAACGCATCCATCACTTTGTGTTCTGCCCGACACGTCGTCATATCGTTTTAATATGTCCTCTCGAATCATGCTTTGCACgaggacaaaataatacaatgttgTGTTCAGTTTTGTAGTGACACTGCGGCAAGTATACACGGGTATTATACAGTTTATTGATTAGTGACCACGGGCTTTACACGTCAGAACCTTTCGCAGAATAAAGTATCAGCCAAATCTAAACGACATTGGCAATGCCACTTTTTCAGCAGCACCTATGATTATACTTTTGTCATTTAAAGTGCGTCTTCTAATTTTGTCCTTAACATCACGGTAAGTGGCGTCACAGGTGCACGAATGACCGTTGGCATCAACCACGGTGATGATGTCTTCCCCGTTATGATTTCCAGCTCTGTTGGCATCAGCAAAGTATTTCTTATTGTTATTGACAGCGATAAGGCGGCTGTCATTAGCGGACCTGGGGCATTTGTTATCAGCGATGACTTGGCTGTTAATATAGGTGAAAAGGCTGTTGTTATTGGCAGCGTTATGGATATTGTCATTTGCGGGAACGAGATTTTTGTCATCTGTACCTCTGTACTGAAAACAGTAAGGTACTTCACTTTTAAAAGCGATGGCTTTCATTATCGGTGACAAAGCTTTTGTAATCAGCGGTGTCTATGATGTTTTCATCCGCGGTCACAAGCCTGGTGTCATCACTTATGTATCGGCTGATGTCATCAGCGGTGTTTAGGCTGATGCTATCAGCGGTGTCTAGTCTGATGTCATCAATGATGTCTATATGTTTTTATTAGCGGTGACAAGGCTGATGTTATCACTGGTGTCTAGGCTTATGGTATCAATATTGTCTAAGCTGTTTTCATCAGTTGTGTCTAAGCTTATATCGCCCATGGTGTATAGGCTGTTGTCGTATGCGATGTCTATGCTGTTTTCCTCTTCGGTGTCTAGTCTTCTGTCATCAAGGGCACCTATGCTGTTTTCAACAGGACTGAATAGGCTATTATCATCTGCGGTGTCTACGATGTTTTCGTCAGCGGTGTCTTGGCTAATGTCATCAATTTTGTTTTGGTAGTTTTTATCAACAGTGACTTTGTTTTCATCAACCATGATAACGTTTTTTTCATGACCAGCGTTTAGACAGTTTTTATCAGCCAGCTCGCTTTTCGAACTTAATTTTAACTAAAAAAGgttgaattatttttatgttgtatGTATTGTTCTGTTTTGTATAGACAATTGCCATTTTTCCTTCTGCAGCTGAAGTTTCAATTTATGTGTATAGGGAATGTTTGCGTCAAAAGCAGTTAGGTAAAATAGAAAGCTCACCTGAAAGTCAAATAGCCAATGTTTCTGTGTTCTGTAGTAGTTGTTTTTCGAAGTTCACGTTTCTCTTTACTTTAGATATGGTCAGACTTGTACTATCGAGACTATGGCTGAAtattttagtgttgtttttttaaatttcttctcAGTGCTGATCTGTCATGTTTAAAAGACCGATTCGGATCAGCAATGTATCTTAAACGACAATAGAGTTTCTTATACACATTCGATGATGAATTGTTCACAAAGTATTGAACCTTGTTGCGAGTAGGTGAAGTGAGTGGTTGATCTCCATTGTTAAAGCTCTTCTTGAAAGGTTTTCCTGTAAATAGGTCTAAGATTGAAGGTGGCTTACTCTTCTCATTTTGAAAGCTGAATTTGTTTTATGGTAGTCTATCACATGTCGATTGCTGTTGAAATGTACCTGGTGACTCCGGGATAGCAGTAGAGGGGTGAATTACCATACATGCTGGTTGTTTGTTTTACGTAATTTATAAATCATGAAACTGTTTTTCCATACTTAATCTTTGTTGCTCATTGTGTGAAGATTCGTGGCATACGACCGTATTTCCATACATAGGTGACTCTGGATTTAAATGTTGGTTAATAAGTGGAGTTGGCCTGATATGTTGCTGGAAAGCATTCGTAAAATGGGATTGTGTAGGCGTAAAAAGAGCTGATATCATACGAGTGAAACAGTTATGTTGTATATTTTTTACATGTCCCAACAAATGCATAAACTGAAACCTGCACGTTAAGATGAGGAGTAAGTCGACTCCTGGTCTTCTGTTCTATCGAGGACTGTGATGTTTCTACATGAAAtacaacttaagtaaaatatATGAATACGTCATCAGGCATCTAACAGGTATATTGGAACCAACTGTAACATCAAATTCTATACCGGCCATGTCATTTGTTGCAGTTACTAGTTGCAGCGAAGGCAAATTTCTTTTTGTTGATCGTCATGACCTGATATTACATTCTAGTGAGAACAGGTTCTTAAGATTGGTGTGAATCTGAACGTCTATAAATTCTGAAATAAACCTATTGACTTTTAATCAATGGGAGGATTACATTGTATTATGTAACACATGTCAGTTAAACTATCAATTCGGAAAAGCTGGTTAACGTCTTCCATCCAATACAATTGTGCATTGAGTATTATACAGATTAAAAGTAAATGTGTGACACGTGACGATAGAACCATAATTTAACCAGTTGTTGGCACTCATATCATGTTTGAATAGAATACCAAAACAGTAAGAAATGTCACGGTGTGTAAAGGTCGCATCCTGCTGAGCCGAATCAAAGACGCAGT contains the following coding sequences:
- the LOC127879709 gene encoding uncharacterized protein LOC127879709 — protein: MLEMEGATDRPDVCALDMRSMTSNGRTETPKGDSVRHHPSPAYASAADDSGFYDLCPNSDVDESEYVATLIRPPTSANAGHRMPNAEMNWTHRDRLLRMSQITTIGNTASGPFGYGNGNSKHLPLANCMNWTSLHTHSSPFTYKTIPCIERPTALHIKWTSQRHSSPAAATPSSPISNPLKPAPIMNLSASFDRFYATLSPSTDYLTSLTLRNQLSPIARGGRVPKWHKPPEAANLVGKMPHIDAMLPRTRARNKYSIEHLSPCKRPIFKETRPSAYPIANLSTNHKDETENFIQSDIIREHPCFSTKEESLRIKQKNLQKGVDTTRSSSTYSVLCSDISDVSSLNSVLCSDISDVSSLSDTTASDGSSEELETPLSSSALQKPRRATGGSTRKSFRPVRSPLAKDPVFRGATVRLRTAYQNGTTSLQITAVFSNVERSRGDKVNAEVPQIAPPKKEHPVCTRNPHYSLSGSSKTCASCKTRRTPLWRDSEDWHAAL